The Brassica rapa cultivar Chiifu-401-42 chromosome A10, CAAS_Brap_v3.01, whole genome shotgun sequence genome segment ACGATACAAGCAAAgtggtgtactgaacagaggtGCCCGTCAAGGTGTTCCATCTCAAACCGCCAGCCCAGTCACTGTTCCCAAATACCATTTCCACAACGAAAACGACATTCAAACCCAGAAACCCCAAAAGCGTTGCAAGTGCAAGGAACTCCCCAACCTGTGAAATTTTATGGACACCCATTATTTGCCTGGACGAGGCAATGCGGAACAGCGGTATTGCAGCGGACGGCAGCATCATCGCCACGAGGACCTGGGTGAATATAAGTAGCTGGTATATACCGTCTGCACCGCATGTCCACACGCAATAAAGGGCAGGAGCAACTGCAAGGATTCTGATTGTAGCACGATGAAGCCAACTAGGTATTTCTATCTTCAGGAAGTCATGCAGGACTACTTCTCCACCGAAAGCCCAAGCTAGTGCCGTGATTTGACTAGAGAAGAACAAGAGCATCAAAAAGACCAACGGAATGAGTGGGCTCCCAAATACCTGTGCTCGAAAAATCAAGAACCAAATAGTTAATAATCAGACTGTCTTCCTAAAATTGAATTAATTGTCAGAACAAACCTGCTCCATCAGTGACATGGCGTCCTGAAATGTCAGTACCACAAGGCCAGTACTGTGGAACACATTTGCTGCTGCATTCATCAGTACATAATTCACAACTGAAAGTCCGCTGAAGACACAAAAGATGGCGAACAAATGGTCTTGACACAAGCTGCTCTTGTCGGCATCCGACGAAGATGTACTTCCCTGCAATAAAGCGTTCACTGCTTAGCAAGACTATTGTTTTGCTTAacagaattataaaaattagtagGAAAAGATAGAGGTTACCCCAGCAAAATAAGAATGGATATAAAAATTGTGAGGGGCGACGCTTGCTCCAAGAAGACCCATCAGTGCGAATGTGCTTTCTCCATTTAAGCGAGTTAACACCCCGTTCATAGAGAATGGGATCTCCGACTGACTCAGCAAGACACCAGAAACATATAGAAATAAAAACAGGCCTGCTGAGCAAATGGATACTGTATTTGCCATCCCATTTTCCTGTAAATTTTTGATGCAAATCAGCTAATTTTCCAAATAATGCTACTTAAAAGagaacagagaaaaaaaaaagaagatgagaGGCCAGTCATACAAGGAAAGAGGCGAAAACAGGGAAGAAAAATGCGTCCATGGCGGCTAAAAACACTCCAGTGGATAACTCCACCCCTAAGAGAAGGTTAAGTGCATGTGCAACACCCAAAACCTGTTCAATTGAGAAGCTCAAGTCAGAGGGATAGAATAATCATTCTcgcatcaaaaaaaaaatttaactttaAGATTGTAAGTAACTACCATGGTAAGGTCGAGTAGAATTGCAGAGAATTCCGCCTGAACGCCCAAGAACATGCACGTCCACTTATCATATTCTTCATTGCAGATCTGTCCAAGTAAACAACATTAAAATGTTATAATTGCAGAACTGAAATTCATCCAAAATAGCAAATCTGACAACAACAAAGCGCAGAGAAAGAGTGAACAAATACCTGAGCTAAGTTTCTACCAGTTGCAACGCTGATTCGAGCAGCTACATACTGACACAAGATGGCAGCTAAATTGAAGAGCAGAGTAACTGCCACCAAGTCATACCCAAAACGGGCACCTCCTTCGATATTCGCAACCCATTTTCCAGGATCAATATATCCGACAGAGACCAAAAGGACTGGTAACAGAGCAGGAACCACTCGCTGGACGAACCCTTGCTGAGGAGGTCTCACACTCACAGCTTCACCTTCCATCCTATTATATacctgaaaatataattataatcaaATTACTCAAGAGGAAGGTTAACACTAACAAATCAAATTAGTAGTTACACTGAAAGAGACTCACCGAGTTATATAAATAACAGATTATTATGATCTTAAACAACCCCTCCCCTGGCTAAATTAGACTCCCTTTAACGCTCATCCGCAGATTCTTCTGTTACTATCCGCTGTTGTCTCTTGCTTTACAGCTCTGTACAGTCTTTTACTTAAATAACCGTAAGATTCCTTCTAGTAACCAACTTCCTTGAGCTAAGTCGGCCCAAATGGAGCCAAGAACAAAATACACACTCCCATATGATCCTTAAACTATCCACAAACAGCTTCAGagctgaaaacaaaaacaaaaaaaaatggtaagctcaattaattggaaaaaaaaatagcgAATCCCAACGCAGCTTCAGTGAATTGAAGATAAGCAGAATCGTAACGGTGACGAAAAGGTGAGATCCGCGTATGATGTACGCATTCAGATTTTCGAgattaggaaaaaaaaaggtcaaccacaaaaaaaaatacacacagTAGAGAAGATTAGCTTCAATCTCCTCtcattgattttaaaaaaaaaaaaaactagatcaGAGAAAACAATCCTAACGTCTGCGAATCCACAAATATCGAGAGAGGGAGATCTAGCTCGAATACGATCcacctaattaaaaaaaaagctgaaACGAGTGTATACATAGGCAAACAACAGCTCCATCCGAGGATGAAAGTCCGTACAAAATCCCAGAAATTAGTTAGGGTTTCTGTGAAGAGGAGATAGTAGTAGTAACCTGTGAAATCGCTATGATCCCAAAGTTTGACCTAGTAATTATCCAGTGAGGGAGAGAGAGATGTGTAGAAACGGATCTTCTCAGAGAAAACTCTTATAGGTAGAGAGAAAAGGAAAGAGAGAACTTAGAGATCAGTTTCGTccaagagaaagaaagaaaagaaagatgagattaaaaaaaaaaaaaagagatccaaaatgaaatattatataaattgtatatttacataCACACTCACATTATGGGTGCTTGTGCCACcttcaaagagagagagagatattttttactgtatataaaaaaaaaaacaaaatttaagaaaGTAATATTCTTTTTTCTTCCGACACAAAAAAATAAACGTCTTTTTAATTAAGTTCAGTTTTTACAAATATCTTAATGTTTTGATTCCGATATAAGTGGACAAgagatttattaattttaatattctgGTCCCCCTCACATTGCATTGGTGATCAAAACTAATATACCTTTTTAATATCAacttaacatttttaaattgcTATATCAAATAACTATTTCTCGCAAGGGCCATCGGAAGAATGAATATGATCAATTGACTATTTGCAAATGTTAGCTACAGATGTGTAGGCCTTTGGTTTTTTGTTAGGTGTGTAACTTAGATATATGTTATACTTGTTTCACTTTTAACGTAACGTTCTttctaataataatttatacattttagtttatctaatttttataagcaaatctaaaatatataaatacttttgaAATCCATGCAAAACTTAACTTAGTGGTCTGAAAATTTGGACTTCTAGATATATTACATTGTTCACTTAGTCAGCTTGTGGTCTTTCTGGTCCAGGATCGACACACCTGAACGGCTACTAGCTATTACTCTAGCTCGGTTAACAACTTCATGATTTATCCGGGAGAATATAGCACAAGTCATTCTATAAGAAAAAGTTGGACTAATTAGAACaagcaaaataaaagaaagagttaAGTCTTTGTTCTGGCCATAAACTCTTTTCAGAccgatatttttttatgttagcattaaatggttttaaaatatagaagaaATATATTCCTGATACTTGAAATTAAATGCCTGAAAATGTTCCATAAATTAAATCTACCATTTacgtataaaataataaaattgcgAGTGGCAAATTACGTTATTTGACACAATATAACAAAACAATTTGGTACAAAGGGAAGTTATTTAAGTTGTTGACTACGAAAAAAAATGGAAGAATAAATGAGAACGTTAATGTCGTCCATGAATATATAAAACCGGCAATTAAAACAGGATTAGTTAGTTCTTCAAAGCCTCCAAGTGTTCTCGGACTCTCAGGTCCTTGTTTCGACCCTTGATGCAGGGGTGGATTTGAATGAGATTGCAGGTGTCCTCCAGGATATCAAAAGCCTTGCCACTCTCTTCTGTCCTTTGTCGTTTATTTTTATTCCTCGTGTAGAAAACTCTCAGGCTGATACTCTTGCTAAGTCAAGCCTCTCTAGATTGTTAATTGCTGTTTGAACTGGTTGGATTTGAAGTAATGCAAgtggtttgacaaaaaaaaaaacaggattaGTTAGTATACTCCACGTAATACTAAAAATAGCATGTCTTTATATGGAAAGCTTTTATGTATAACTAAAATAGATATCATAGATGTTAcaagaaaactttaaaaataatagatatcatacgtttttttcttttggaacatAGATATTATACGTAAATATGTGTGTATAACTCTGTGTATtcatattttaccaaaaaaaaaaactatgtatacatattaagtttaaaaaaacaactatgtatacatatttaattatattttccaaGCGCCATGTTTGTTGTCATAtatttttcatcttctttttttttaaataagttatTTTCATCTTGTTAATTGTTTTATAGTCGTTTTCTTGTCATTTGATTCTAATATACTGGAAAGTACTTAAATCTCATTAGTATTTGATAAGGATATCTTATCGTCTtcaacaaaaaagaagaagaaaaaaactcatTAGTTATTAGATGTAACATAATTATCATGATAACTTAcgtcaaacaaaaatataaattacatgTATATACTCATACGGTTTAAGGTGAAACAGAAAATAAACCATGTCATAATTTACTAACCTGAACCAAACTAACGAAACaacaaatcaaaccaaaaaccaaagaaGAATTTCTCCTACTTATAATCAAATATAATCCACGTGTTCATAATCATCTCCAACATAAATGGAAGTACAGCTTGGGCTTTCGTTACTCATACATTGTACCTTACTATATTTCCCGATTGGATTTGTTTTCCGCTTTTCATTTAAGTTGTCCCTATATATTTAACTTACTCATCACTATCCATGCTCTTGGCATATATGTATACTGGATAGGAAGCaaatttaaatacaagaaactaaAACTTTGCAGCAATGTAAAGAACATGGGCTCCTCCCAGTCCTATGTTTGATGTATATGTTCAATGAACCATAACATAGAAAGTACACTTGTTTTTATATACACTCACATTATACATAGCTTTAATTGttgaaacaaaaaacaaaatgaaatttCTAATGTCAAAAAGAAATTAATTGAAGATAGCTTCATGATTTGATCAATAAATcaacttcaaatattttaaaaagccTCAGCAATGTTGTTTGGGCAGTTAAGTAAGCGTAAACACCCAAAAAGGGAACAAAGCTACATGGTACAGATCATCCATCAGCTTAAAGAATCTTTCTTGTCTCTCTTTATTAACTAGATCGTAATCTTTTGGGCTTTGTGtccaaataattaattattattaacgTATTAATTAATTGGATTTTGTAACATAACCTTTCATTAGTGTAAGAGACACAATTGAAATTATTTTCCTTCCTGGTTCACTGAATCTCTCTTGGACTTAAAACACATGCAGGGTGGATTCATAAGAATTAACGATATGATCATTTTCTAATTAACCTCGAAACAAGATACGTCAGTTACAAATCAAACTCGCTAATTTCTTAGTTAACCAGTTTGATTCAACGAATGTTTTAGGTTAAACAAGTGGCTTTTCTTTATCTTTCGGTTTTCTTTCATTTACTAGAGTTTTTTTAACGATAAGGATAAGATCGACTCGGAGTGTTTAGCCTTTTAGGCAGAGATATATGTTAAACTATGTGATATTATGTTATGATTCCATTTATAGTTAAAGAATAGTTGACTCGTGACTTGTCACTTGTGAGAAGGTGGTAGCTCAggtaaatattttgaaaattgattTCGAAACTTTAAAGAAAAGTTATATATACagttaaatattataacaagaTTTATGGAGCAAAATTATGTAATATCACAAGCGATATTGTAGTCTAACAAATTTGTTTATGTtgattgattctttttttttgagcaaatgTTGTTGGTTGAttctaaatataatatattatcaaCAAATTGTTTTAGTTACAACTAGACAGTAGATAATTCACTAGAAAAGGTTCAAGACTAATGAGTTTCACTCTATAAAAGATCCCACATGAAAAAAAATGTATGGTATATGATGACCAACCGTTGGTcatcttttttttccttcttaacACAGccagtaattatatttttagctaCCAAGTATTAATGGATATCAGGGTGACAAGGTTACATTAATCTCAAGGAAAATGCAGTTATTAGATATGGCTAACACATTCCATTTGGGCCTGTGGACATTACATTAACTTGGGTTTACTTAGCATGATAATGAGCTGTCTTATCGTTTTGCATATGGACGTTTGGACCAAAGTGTGGTCAGATAATTCAACTAACTAGTATTACATTGACCGGTCAGTAGCGTAATTTCCTGATAAAttgataaacaaaacaaaaaaaaaaacatgattcaAAGACCAGTCATTTTCCCTTACCCAATAACATCACTATCTATTTGCAATGTTTACCACAAtaaaactaattatatatagacTATAAACGATTGTCTAAGCAACATGTTACTGTAAAGCGAGTCAAGTTTGTTATAGGAGGATTGTCTACTAATATCGAAATATTACCAAAACAATCTTCAAAAAGCAATACACAGTTATTTATTTACACGTAGAATAGGTGAATTCTCAAAatgtaaaatgtaaaaactCGGTTTTACGGAATTCATTATTTGATTTTGAGGGCTTATGGAACAAGTACAAAACAGGTATGGGTAGACATCTACTAGAAACTTTCTTGAATTAAAGAGACTTGAACCgaaatattgatatttttaaatttaaaaaaaaaatcatggtaAACGAACAAGTCAAAAAGATTATAGTTTAAAGCTCAGATATCAACTTCGAAGGTACTCCATATTATTAACAAACGTTACGCTGATCCCCCAACGTCTTTCAGGAAGTTGCTTAAAAGCCTTCTTCTTCGattattgttttcaaattttcttgATAATGTATTTTAGTCCGGTTTTCACATTAATTTCTCATTTAAAGACGTAAACAtgagtattttatatatattttgagagATTCACCAACCTTTTATTTACACCATGACGCTATATAAGAATTTGTACTCAGCCACGATATCTTCAATACAATCTACATAACCAAAACAAGAGATTTAATACAAAGTACAATCTCATCATTGCATAAAACCGGAAAATTAACCGGAAATGAAGATGATCCGGTACCCCagttttctctttctcttcttgtaTCTTCTTGGGTTTCTTGGCCAATCTCCGGTGGATGCAGCGGTGAAGAAGTACCAATTCGATGTAcgttttcaacttcctggtgacaATAAGTCCAAACACAAATTATATTGGTTTAACTAAGCCGATTTATATGTTTGAGTTATATTCGATATGTACGGTTATGCATAATGTTTGGCAATTTGGAACAGGTTCAAATGAAGAACGTAAGCCGGTTATGCAATGCTAAACCGATTGTCACTGTCAACGGAATGTTCCCTGGACCAACGGTTTACGCAAGAGAAGGTGATCGAGTCATCATCAACGTCACCAACCATGTACAATACAACTTGTCCATCCATTGGTAAAGATCCTCTTTCCTACGTCTCAAACCGGTTTAGTCATATTTATATAAACCAAAATGTAACGGTTTGATTTTCTTATAGGCATGGGCTTAAACAGTACCGGAACGGTTGGGCAGATGGTCCAGCATACATAACTCAATGTCCGATGCAGACCGGACAGAGTTATGTTTATGATTTCAACGTAACCGGACAACGTGGGACTCTCTGGTGGCACGCACACATCCTCTGGTTACGAGCCACCGTGTACGGAGCTATCGTTATCTTGCCTCAACCAGGAAAACCGTATCCTTTCCCACAACCATACCAAGAAACCAACATAGTCCTCGGTTAGTGAATATAAAATAACCGGTTTAGCCTGGACTGGTTTAATTTACCGAACTTTTTTCTCATTTCCCGGGCTTTTTTAAATATAGGAGAGTGGTGGAACGGAGACGTTGAGacggcggttaaccaagccaaCAAGCTGGGCGCACCGCCTCCGATGTCGGATGCTCATACCATAAACGGAAAGCCCGGACCGCTCTTTCCATGTTCAGagaaacgtaaaaaaaaaatcttaaccTTATAAAACCGGTTTTAACCGGATTGAATTTTAcctaaattatttgtttttgtatagACACGTTCGTGGTGGAGGTGGAAGCAGACAAAACATACCTTCTAAGAATCATCAACGCAGCGCTAAACGACGAGCTATTCTTCGGTATTGCAGGCCACGACATGACCGTGGTGGAGATCGATGCAGTCTACACTAAACCGTTCACAACAAAATTTATTCTACTCGGACCAGGTCAAACCACAAACGTTCTAGTCAAAACCAACCAGTCTCCAAACCGTTACTTCATGGCAGCTGGTCCATTCATGGACGCTCCAGTAACCGTAGACAACAAAACCGTAACCGCGATTCTTCAATACAAAGGCGTACCAAACACGATCATACCGATTCTACCAAAGCTTCCTTCGCCTAACGACACATCGTACGCTTTGGACTATAACCAAAAGCTCAGAAGCCTCAACACGCCAAACTTTCCAGCTCTTGTTCCTTTAAAAGTCGACCGTAGATTGTTCTACACGATCGGTCTAGGCATCAACGCGTGTCCGACATGTGTGAACGGGACAAATCTCGCAGCTTCGATAAACAACATCACATTCGTTATGCCTAAAACTGCTCTCTTGAAAGCTCATTACTTCAACATCCCGAACGTTTTCAGGACGGACTTCCCTGATAGACCGCCTAAACCGTTTAACTATACCGGTGTCCCACTCACGGCTAACCTTGGAACTTCTACGGGGACTAGACTGAGCCGAGTTAAGTTCAATACGACAATTGAGCTTATTTTGCAAGATACCAATCTCCTAACCGTTGAGTCACATCCTTTCCATCTCCACGGCTATAACTTTTTTGTGGTTGGAACTGGTGTTGGAAACTTTGATCCCAAGAAAGATCCGGCTAAGTTCAATCTCATTGACCCCCCTGAGAGAAACACAGTTGGAGTACCTACTGGTGGGTGGGCTGCCATCAGATTCAGAGCTGATAATCCAGGTATGATAAGTCAATGCACATATATGATGAGAATGATTATACTCCCTCCTTACATAAAATGCatgtttaaaagaaaaaaaaaattgttttaaaagatttttttttattttaatgcatatttatCAATtagatgtaatttttttttaaaaattaattacattaactgaatttttattggtttagctagataataagaataatttatgcatttattttattaatatgtgtgaaaatttaaaatattttatctattttgaaAGAGATGGAGTATATGATAAGCAGATAAACTGATCAATGCATATGTTGTTGTAGGTGTTTGGTTTATGCACTGTCACTTGGAAGTCCACACAATGTGGGGTTTGAAGATGGCTTTTGTCGTCGAGAACGGGAACACACCTGAGCTTTCCGTTCTACCACCGCCTAAGGATTATCCGTCCTGTTAAGAATCTGATTATTTGTTTATTGTATTTCCCTTTCTCTGTTTATTTGTGTGTTTGAGATTGTTTCATGTGGGGTTGCACAACATCAACACCACCACAAAATTTGCATAAGAAATGTAACTAAATGTTTTCCAACAAAGATCTTCAATAGGAATCTAAAACCAATCAAATCTCTCAGCGAGATACTGAGAGAAAGATGAAAGATTTTGAAAAACAGAGCTACTCTGTTTCGAACTTCCTACCTAAGTGAATAAAAACAGAGATACTCTGTTTCAAAACAGAGTAGTTTGATCGATGGATCTAGCTGAGCCAGTTGTTTGCTAAACCGCTGGCTTAGCTTGATCCTTAGGGTTGAAGCATTCTGATTTCTTCTTGAAGTTAAGCTTCCTCGTAAAATTCTTCCAGCTTCTCTTCGACCTCACCAGCTTCTGAAGCTCTTCTTTCATGTTCATGCACTCTTTCTCCAGCTCACAAACCTTTTCTCTCACGTTCTCACCTCTTGGTTTTAACAAACCACCGTTGCCCCCACTTTGATAGAGCAGCTCAGGGTTGTCTAGATTCTCAGAGACAAAGAACCAACCCGATATAGATGTCCTGAGCCTAAGCTGCTCGAAAAACAGAACCTGAACTATCACACGAAGAGGCAGCCTCTCGTTCTGAGCCGCGTGCGTGCTAGCTTCAAGTGAGAGCTTCTGGCAGTTCATGAGTCTGCATATCTGCTCTCTTTCTGAATCCGTAATCCATGCATGCGCCTGCAAAGTAAAGCctcttaaaaaaataataatatgcaaAGTAAAGCctcttaaataaatattaatacagTAAAAACTCCATAAATTAATGAGGTTTGGacttttgataatttattaatttatacagtTGTTAATTTAcagaatcttttttttattttttagactTATATATTTTGAAGTAGGTTTTATGTAAAACTAGGTGTCGCGggcataaacattttcataaatttttgaaaagttatttACATACTATACTAGTTATATTGtgttttccaaaaagaattcttgcgatcaatttagtatcatctatgcattgtctactctcgaatatataaatatatatatttctgaacaattaaatattaaaatattttagtggtataatttaaacttgagtctctagtcaaaaaacaaaacttgtttctaatttatgtaaagaatatttttttttgaatgagcaaagatttaaggatggttattgttttaagaacattaacttgttatttctgaacaattaaatcttaaaatattttagtggtataatttaaactGTGGTCTCTAGTCataaaacaaaacttgtttccaatttatgtaaaaaatattattttttgtgaataaccAAAGATTTAAGGATGTTTATTGGCAAATATACGTTTGAGaactttaattttgtttttttttttagattctactgctataatagtttaagggtttttgaaatattactaattaattgttattgattcgaagattttcaaatttcatcaaaattctttatttattcGTGATAATtgtttttcattctattttaacaaaatttaacgttattaaaatataatttaccttttttattaaaaagatacaactttcaaaatatttttgcaattaaaataatagataaaagatttaaaatctgctatgtaatttgttatttgaatatcacaacaacaaattacatagcggtagagtttaggtttttttagctttaagttttgagattattttttcGTGTTTAGGGTTGGTAGAGTTTTAGCGTTAGATAGGATTTAtgtttaggcagggtttagggttagcagggtttagggttaggtagggtttagggttaggaagggtttagggttaggtaggattttagggtaggtagggtttagggttaggtagagtttggggttaggtagggtttagggttggtacggtttagggttaggtaggctttagggttagtagggtttagggttaggtagggtttagggttaggtagggtttagggttagtagggtttagggttagtagggtttagagttagtagggtttagggtttagacaAATTATTTGTGATAATtgtttttcattctattttaacaaaatttaacgttattaaaatataatttaccttttttattcataagatgtgactttca includes the following:
- the LOC103847396 gene encoding laccase-11 — encoded protein: MKMIRYPSFLFLFLYLLGFLGQSPVDAAVKKYQFDVQMKNVSRLCNAKPIVTVNGMFPGPTVYAREGDRVIINVTNHVQYNLSIHWHGLKQYRNGWADGPAYITQCPMQTGQSYVYDFNVTGQRGTLWWHAHILWLRATVYGAIVILPQPGKPYPFPQPYQETNIVLGEWWNGDVETAVNQANKLGAPPPMSDAHTINGKPGPLFPCSEKHTFVVEVEADKTYLLRIINAALNDELFFGIAGHDMTVVEIDAVYTKPFTTKFILLGPGQTTNVLVKTNQSPNRYFMAAGPFMDAPVTVDNKTVTAILQYKGVPNTIIPILPKLPSPNDTSYALDYNQKLRSLNTPNFPALVPLKVDRRLFYTIGLGINACPTCVNGTNLAASINNITFVMPKTALLKAHYFNIPNVFRTDFPDRPPKPFNYTGVPLTANLGTSTGTRLSRVKFNTTIELILQDTNLLTVESHPFHLHGYNFFVVGTGVGNFDPKKDPAKFNLIDPPERNTVGVPTGGWAAIRFRADNPGVWFMHCHLEVHTMWGLKMAFVVENGNTPELSVLPPPKDYPSC